The following DNA comes from Chryseobacterium gallinarum.
TGCTTTAATCTGTATCCCGACCCCCCTGAGGACAATAATATTAATCAACATACTGAAATGAAAAAGGAAGCAATTTTCGCCGCTTTAGCTGCGGCAGGATTGGCGGGAAAATTAACCGCTTCGTCTTCGGATAAAGAATTTGAACAGCATCTGGAAGAGTTGCTTGGAAAAGCAAAAAGAACCGATACGCTCGAAAATGAGCTAAAGGAATTTAAGGAAACACAGGCGGAAGTTTTGATTTCCGGAGCCTTAAAATCCGGTAAGATCACCAATGCCGAAAAGGACGAATGGATCAAAGATGCCACCCAAAATTATGCACTCGTAGCAAAATCACTCGAAAGAATGTCCGGCAAACCTGATCCCAACGCGGGGTTAGAAAGACTAAAACCGATAGTGGACGGAGGTAAGCACGAACTGTTAAACGGACGTGAAAAATGGACGTTCTCCGACTGGCAGGAAAAGGATCCGAAAGGTCTGGAAAGGCTTAACGAAGAAGCCAAAGAAGAATTTGAAAAATTGTTTAACGCTGAATTTGAAGACTAAAAAATGGCAGAATTAATAGACGGGTTATACCTGAATAAATTTGTAGCCCCACAATTACTGAAGGAGTTTAAAAACTACAATGATAAATTTTTGGTGGCACTGGAACCGGCACCGGAAGGAGCTATTGCTGCAGACGGGTTACGTCAAAATAAGCTGATTAATAATGTTGGGTTTTATGTCAATAATACGGCTCCCTTCACCGCAAAATCAATGTCCGGTAAAAACAATATTATCCCGTGGGATAAACTGGATACCGATCCGACAAAGGTAACAGACGCGGAGGTCAGGGCTTTAGCTTTTGACAAAAGAGCCGAGGTGCGTGTAAAACATTCTCAGGGATTCAGGATCGGGATCCGCGATTATGTGATGAACAAACTGGCACCCGCTGAGAATGTTTCTGGAGCGATGCCCGTACTCAGAACAACAGGGGCGGTATTTAACGGCAGAAAAAGACTGACGTTTCAAGACCTGATCAATTTCTATAATGAAATTGAAACCTTGAATCTGATTGATGACGATACCTCGGAATCTCCGAACTTCTGGAACATGATCCTAAACTCGGAACACCGTTCCGATCTTAAAATTGATAAGGCGGGAACCGCTAACCACAGGGATAATCTGGAATTTGACAAAGATACCGGGGAGTTCAAGAGGTTCTATAAAATGAGGATGTGGGAAAATAACGCGGCTCCGTTGTATTCTGCTACTGGAGAGCTGAAAGCGCGTGGCGCAATCAGGGAAGACGGCGATCAATATGCTTCAACATTTTTCTATACGCCAAATACGGTGTACCATCTGGAAAAATTAAAAATCCTTTATAAACCGGAATATCAGGACACCACTAATGCGGATCCTACTTCCGAGTTCAGATTACAGGCATACGGGCTTTGTGATAAAAAGCAGGAGTACGGGTTTGGAGCAATCATTTCTGATAACGGTTAAAAGCATAAACAATGAAATTATCTATTAAAGCCTTGGAAATTGCGGCTACACAGATCGGGAAACAGGAAAACCCGCCCGGATCCAACTGGGGAGAACCAGTTAAAAGTTACCTCTCCAGTGTGGGGATCGGCTTTGCCGCCCCGTGGTGCATGGCTTTTGTGTATTGGTGTTTCCGTCAGGCTTCCCAAACAATGAATGTTAATAATACGGCAATCAAAACAGGCGGTGTGTTAGCCGCTTGGAATAAAGCCGCTAACAAT
Coding sequences within:
- a CDS encoding CHAP domain-containing protein, with the translated sequence MKLSIKALEIAATQIGKQENPPGSNWGEPVKSYLSSVGIGFAAPWCMAFVYWCFRQASQTMNVNNTAIKTGGVLAAWNKAANNIKSSNPAIGSVFIMDFGKGQGHTGLVENFDSQFIYTIEGNTNDAGSREGIKVCRKKRLRTTIKGYLNY